In a genomic window of Mastacembelus armatus chromosome 3, fMasArm1.2, whole genome shotgun sequence:
- the ctsba gene encoding cathepsin B, which produces MWSAAFLLLAASLSVNLARPHLHPLSSDMVNYINKLNTTWKAGHNFHNADYSYVQRLCGTMLKGPRLPVMVQYTGRLKLPKQFDSRDQWSNCPTLKEIRDQGSCGSCWAFGAAEAISDRVCIHSNGKVSVEISSEDLLTCCNSCGMGCNGGYPSAAWEFWTQEGLVSGGLYDSHIGCRPYTIPPCEHHVNGSRPPCTGEGGDTPQCVYKCEPGYTPSYNEDKHYGKTSYSVMANEEQIQYEIYKNGPVEGAFTVYDDFLLYKSGVYQHVSGSAVGGHAIKVLGWGEENSVPYWLCANSWNTDWGDKGFFKILRGSDHCGIESEIVAGIPK; this is translated from the exons ATGTGGAGTGCAGCCTTCCTGCTGTTGGCTGCCAGCTTGTCTGTGAACCTGGCCAGACCCCACCTCCACCCACTATCCAGTGATATGGTCAACTACATCAATAAGCTCAACACTACCTGGAAG GCTGGTCACAACTTCCATAATGCTGACTACAGTTATGTCCAGAGACTCTGTGGTACAATGCTGAAGGGGCCTAGACTGCCAGTCAT ggTTCAATATACTGGACGCTTAAAGCTGCCCAAACAGTTTGACTCCAGAGACCAGTGGTCCAACTGTCCCACTTTGAAAGAGATTAGAGACCAGGGCTCCTGTGGATCCTGCTGg GCATTTGGTGCTGCAGAGGCCATCTCTGACCGTGTGTGCATCCACAGCAATGGCAAAGTCAGCGTGGAGATCTCCTCTGAAGATCTGCTGACCTGCTGTAACAGCTGTGGCATGGG ATGTAATGGTGGCTACCCTTCTGCTGCCTGGGAATTCTGGACTCAGGAGGGACTGGTCTCTGGAGGTCTCTATGACTCCCACATAG GTTGCCGTCCATACACAATCCCCCCCTGTGAGCACCACGTGAATGGTAGCAGACCTCCATGCACGGGAGAGGGTGGAGACACACCTCAGTGTGTCTACAAGTGTGAACCTGGATACACACCCAGCTATAACGAGGACAAGCACTATG GTAAAACATCGTACAGTGTGATGGCAAATGAAGAGCAGATTCAGTATGAAATTTACAAGAATGGCCCAGTAGAGGGAGCCTTTACTGTTTATGATGACTTTTTGCTATACAAGTCTG GTGTGTATCAGCATGTGTCTGGGTCTGCTGTGGGTGGCCATGCCATCAAGGTCCTGGGTTGGGGGGAGGAGAACAGTGTTCCCTACTGGCTCTGTGCTAACTCCTGGAACACTGACTGGGGTGATAAAG GATTCTTCAAAATCCTGCGTGGATCTGATCACTGTGGTATTGAATCTGAGATTGTGGCTGGAATCCCCAAATAA